CCATACACCAGACATagtgacctattgcatacagtataagaataacagacaaaaccacaaaaacttaactttaaccactgaaccatgaaaatgaggtcacggtcaaatgacatctgccagctagacatgttcacctttcaatcattccatacaccaaatacagtagacctattgcatagtttcagaaaaacagaccaaaacacaaaaacttaactataagcactaaaccatgaaaatgaggtcaaggtcagataacacatgccagttggacatgtacaccttacagtccttccatacaccgaatatagtagacatattgcttatagtatttgaGATATGGATTTGACCActaaaacttaaccttgttcactgatccatgaaatgaggtcgaggtcaagtgaaaactgtatgATGGGCATGatgaccttgcaaggtacgcacataccaactatagttatcctatttacttataataagagagaattaaacattacaaaaaatctcgactttttttttccaagtagtcactgaaccatgaaaatgaggttaatgacattggacatgtgactgacggaaacttcgcatccatatacaaagaatgaagcatccaggtcgtccaccttctaaaatataaagcttttaagacgTTAGCTAACGCTTCCGCCGTAGccaccggatcactatccctctgtcgagctttctgcaactaaagtcgcaggctcgacaaaaacaacATACCAGACTAACAAAAGCTAGAGACTcttgatttgggacaggcgcaacaaTTCGTCCGGGTTAAACATCAGTCCAAAAGAAGTCCGATGTCAGGATAGGTAACAATAGAACCTAAGCAAGATGACAACGtgtaaatgaattatcaaaggactactagcagtaactgacataccagctccagacattattttaactgattgaaagattatgtcttcatcatatgaaaatcaagtacAATACTTCTCGTTAGGGTTTGAGTATCATACCACCATTATCATAAATATGTCAGAAGAACTTAACCCGTAGCATGCCAACAACTGTAGGACAATGTTAAGTTTTAGTGGATTGGTCTACTTTCAACTAATGTAACCAAAACGGCCactttattatatgtattatatatttgttatagtacatttaacataagcaacacgacgtgtgccacatgtgaagcaggatctgcttactcttccggagcacctgagaccacCCCTAGTTTTAAaatggagttcgtgttgcttattctttagttttctatgttgtgtgtactattgtttgtctgtttgtctttttcatttttagcaatggtgTTGTcgatttattttcgatttatgagtttgactgtccctttagtattTTTAGTCCCTCTTTTATTCGGTCTGAAACTGCTGAttactgtgtcattttgtctcttgtggagagttatccCAACGGTAGTCATATCATgtcttttttaatatgaaacatCCAATGTCAATGCAAAAGTTTTATCTCTATCAATATACTCTAATTCCAGTGGCAGATTTCCCCCGACCTTCAGTCCGGACATCCTCTATAACATAATGTATAACAGGTTTGATAGGTTAATTTATTCTCGCCCTGAACATTtgtgaaatatttgacattgtACGCTAAGCAACCTACACGCAATCAATTAAGCAattcaatgaaccatgacaaagcatgaaatataaatagaaaaataatccttcgttaaaaatatatacgtaTATGCAAATACAAATGCGTACCTAATACCGTTTAATCATCTTCAGTGGTTCCCTTTAAAATGATGAGTATAaacttcaacaaaaaaataaactgttgagCCAGATGTATGTCTTACCTTTACGTAATAAGTAACTATATTGAGTTGACACGGCACTATTGTATGAAAGCTTATTTGAGTTATtctatgttttagaaaaaaatgtaagtcGTCGCTCCGACTTATAATATTTATCACTGGCCACGAGCTACTTATTCGTTGCCACGATTTACTTATTCGTGACAACGACTTATTTATCTGAGAATGAAATGACTTAACAACTCCCGGCAACAAGTTTGTAACTTGTTGCCACTAATGAGTAAATCGTGGCCACGGATAAATAAGTTGTGGCCacgaataatattttttttctagaacaTATATAGAGTGACACAAATAAGCTTTCATACATACATGTTAACTATGCAAAACATTATAGTTAGTAGAACATGACTGAGGGAGCGGGCCAAATAAACTccattgaaatgaaataaaatgcgcaaatattcatacaaatgtatactaAATGTAATTAACCAACCACTAATGGTAAACTGACCTAAATGacaaactaaaattaatacAAGTATTCAAACGATTGTGAAGTAAATTCAGAAGATGGTTTCCCGCCTCTTTCAATGTCGTCTGCCATTTCACAATCTCTTAGTCTTCTCAAATGAAGCACATTTAACTTTTTTCCTAGTGTGCATTTCTATATGTCTCCTCATGTCTCTCCCATCAATAAACCGTTTACCACATTCATCACACATATGAGGTTTCTCACCCGTGTGGATTTTCATGTGTCTATTCATATGTTGTCGTTGACCGAATCGCTTCCCACATTCCGAACACATGTACGGTTTTTCACCCGTATGTGTTCTCATATGTGCCTTCATACTATCAATAAAAGTAAACTCCTTCTTACAGATATTGCATGTGTGTTTCTCTCCTGTATGTATTCGTCTGTGCCTTTTTAAGCCTTTTATTTCTGCAAAGCGTTTGTTGCATATGTCGCATTCAAATTGGTCTTCGGTTGAATGTATTCTTGCATGATTTTGTAAGTGTGTCCACTGCttaaatgttttgttacatATAACACACTTAAACGGTCTCTCACTAGAATGGGTTATCAAGTGGGCCTTTAAagaactttttgttttgaatccTCTACCACATTCATCGCACTTAAACAGTCTATCTCCAGAATGTACTAAATAGTGTGAATGTAAATGTGATTTTCTCATAAAACTTTTACCACACTCCTTGCACTTAAAAGGTTTCTCTTCTGAATGCCTGATCATATGTTTCTGCAAACTACTCTCCTCCCAAAACTTTTTCCCGCAATCCTTACACTTGAAAGGTTTTAAACTAGCATATATTTTCAAGTGTGTCTGTATCTCTTCCCTTTCATTTTGTCCCCCACCTTTAACATCAGTTGTGTGGGTGCAGCCATTAGCTGTTCCCGTATGAGTCTTTGAAGTTTGACATGCATCGTCTAacttatttatttcattgttacatttaaaagattCGCCATTTGTAATAAACGTTTGTGTTTTCTCGATTTCTTTCATGTCTGAACAACCTACATCACTTTTGGTTCGTGTTTCCGCATGTTCGTTCACGTGTGAAGCACAGTCTTCAACACATTTAGAAGAGTTTTCCTCCTTAGAAACGGGAACAGTCTTTTTAGCTTCGGAACATGTGTTACTCGAGACGCTTTGAAGTTTTTCAGTATGAGCTTTTATATCATGtcgttttaattcaaatttctcaaCAAATCCTTTCCCACACTTATTACACACGTACGGTCTTTCACCAGTATGTATTTTCATATGACGTGACAAATGTGGACTATGATTGAACCTTTTCCCACAGACGTCGCATTCGAACGGTTTTTCGCCAGTATGTATTCTTATGTGAACTTTTAAATTCGAATTAGAAATAAATTCCTTGCCACAagtataacatttatattttttttcccaagtatgtttttctatgtgcACTTCTAACTCAATATTTTGTGGAAAGCCaataccacatacatcacatttaAATTCTATATCATTCTTGTGTGTTTTCTGGTGTGCATACATATTTCCTATTTGGCTAAATGCTTCATCACAAAAATTACATTTGTGAAgtataattttaatgtcaatagTAGGTTTAATATTACGCATTTCTCGACTTTTAtcagatgtttttattttgagtaAGTCATGTGTTTTCATGtgctttttcattattttttcatatctaaagcattTACCACATACACCACACTTATGAGGTTTTTCACCCACATTACTACTTTCCGCGGTCACTGATTTCTCGGTGTGTTTTATCATGTGTCGTTTTAAATCTGCTCTCTCAATATATCGTTTTCCACACTCATTACACACGTACGGTCTGTCATTAGTGTGTATTTTTATGTGTCTTAACAAATGTGAACTATGATTAAACCGTCTTTCGCATACTGTACATCTGAACGGCTTTTCACCGGTATGAATTCTCTTGTGAGAAATTAAAGATTGCTTTGAATTTAAACCTTGACCGCACACGTCACATTTATAAGGCCTCTCTTCAGTGTGCATTCTCGTGTGTATATTTAAAGCTTTGATAGCGTGAAAGGTTTTATCACATAGGTCGCATTTATATTCTCCAACAGTATgagttttaatatgtttacGTAAAAGAGAGCTAAAACTAAAATTCGCACCACACAAACCACAAGAAAACTGGTTTTCATCACTGTTTTGAGCAATCTCCATTACGGCCATGAAATACTAAGTTTCTcctct
The genomic region above belongs to Mytilus trossulus isolate FHL-02 chromosome 7, PNRI_Mtr1.1.1.hap1, whole genome shotgun sequence and contains:
- the LOC134724500 gene encoding zinc finger protein 91-like — protein: MAVMEIAQNSDENQFSCGLCGANFSFSSLLRKHIKTHTVGEYKCDLCDKTFHAIKALNIHTRMHTEERPYKCDVCGQGLNSKQSLISHKRIHTGEKPFRCTVCERRFNHSSHLLRHIKIHTNDRPYVCNECGKRYIERADLKRHMIKHTEKSVTAESSNVGEKPHKCGVCGKCFRYEKIMKKHMKTHDLLKIKTSDKSREMRNIKPTIDIKIILHKCNFCDEAFSQIGNMYAHQKTHKNDIEFKCDVCGIGFPQNIELEVHIEKHTWEKKYKCYTCGKEFISNSNLKVHIRIHTGEKPFECDVCGKRFNHSPHLSRHMKIHTGERPYVCNKCGKGFVEKFELKRHDIKAHTEKLQSVSSNTCSEAKKTVPVSKEENSSKCVEDCASHVNEHAETRTKSDVGCSDMKEIEKTQTFITNGESFKCNNEINKLDDACQTSKTHTGTANGCTHTTDVKGGGQNEREEIQTHLKIYASLKPFKCKDCGKKFWEESSLQKHMIRHSEEKPFKCKECGKSFMRKSHLHSHYLVHSGDRLFKCDECGRGFKTKSSLKAHLITHSSERPFKCVICNKTFKQWTHLQNHARIHSTEDQFECDICNKRFAEIKGLKRHRRIHTGEKHTCNICKKEFTFIDSMKAHMRTHTGEKPYMCSECGKRFGQRQHMNRHMKIHTGEKPHMCDECGKRFIDGRDMRRHIEMHTRKKVKCASFEKTKRL